The Halichondria panicea chromosome 8, odHalPani1.1, whole genome shotgun sequence DNA segment gagagaaccgTCTGGTGATAGCATTcagtatacatataattatatgatgtgtgcatgtaaaTGTCAAAGGAAAACATTGTTTTAGTTCAACACTGATCAGAAATAGAGACCCTAAGTTCTATAGAAGTGCCTCAGGTACAAATCTAGGAGTTTTTCTTGTACAGATATGGAAGCTAAGGACAGGACAAAAGTACTGACAGCTATCCTGGAGAAATGTCctgagcagtacacaatgtaagtaatGCCCATCAGGTTACAGatattaatgtgtgttgcatcattgctcacagatcacctcctgttgatcagcaaaactctGTCTCGACAGTTGAAACTGACCAACCAGATGACACCATCGTTGATGTACAAATGAATGCAAATGAATCTGATGCTGAATCTGATGCTAGCATACCAAGTGACCCCGAAGACCTGGTGAATAGTCTAGAGCAGCACCTTTTAGATTCTAGGAAAAGAAGGCTTGAGGCTGAGAGGAAAGTTGAGGAGCTGACGGAAGAAGTCAAACGTCTCAGAGAAGAAAGGAAGTATATAGGTTCTATTGTGAAACGATCACGACTccatcactagcactagtgTTTAGTCCCTCATACCTAACtgtccattaattttgtaaaaTCAAAGATCACATTTTGGTCACCTTCCTGGTCATTCATCCACAGTGGATTAAGTTTTCTAATTTATATCACATTTCTTTATCTTGTTGTGttctgtatataatattactGCCATGTCAAGTGAGACTTGTTGTTGCCTGTTCAAAGCTTTTAATTAACTATAACGATTAGTACCCAAAAAAATAGTTCTTCCAAGCTCTGagattatactgcatgcaacAGCTCTTGGTAGCATCGTGTCACGTATTTTGAACCCTACAAGTAAGCTTCTGATTCCACCATAAGTAATTCCCATCAGTTTGAAGAGTGTTGCATCATTGCTCACAGTTGttgatcagcaaaactctGCCTCGACAGTTGAAACTGACCAACCAGAAAACCCTGCAGTTGGTACAAAGAGAGCCTGGATGTCAGGCtcaaagatagttcttccaagcTCTGATGCTGAGCAATATAATGGAAACATTCTTCTGAACACAGTTTCAAGTATTGCCAAGCCTAAAGGTATGATTCTATTTAGCTACAAGCTGTGTGAGTTTCTTGTAGGTCTGAGTGGCAGGAACGCCTATACGAGTGATAATCGTCCAagttggtggccaaaagatgtGGTGTTTTGCTGTTTGAAAGGTATATAGCACACAATAGATATGTGCAAAATTCATTGCTAGGTTACATGTCATTGTGCGTGTTTTTAGGGTCCACGGCTGCCACGAATGGTATCACTACAGTACACCGGAGAAAGGTATTGGCAGCTTTCTTGGAGAAATGTCCggagcagtacacaatgtaagttttTAAGGAAAGCACTGCAACCTCAGTGCACATCATAACACTTTTGATTTGCATGCAGAAATAGTACAAGAGAGTGGGAAAACCTTAAAAAGtgtgccaaaagttcaaagtccataattaatggctgcagttcttcctcactcttgcagctaccgttctagtgcagagctaactccTAAGTAGAATAGAACGAGGCTTCAACATATGCATAACTCaagagaatgaagcattattttgtaaatccactaATTGCAATGTagaaaacgtgactagaagcctataaaagctCTTAGTTGCCTTCAtttatcattgagcagctgcagtagtctatacacacacaaacacactactgtacacCTTGCTGCCAGGCATATtaatacagtataataattataattatgtgttgctCACAGTTCACCTCCAGTTTATCAAGTTGGTACAAAGAGAGCCAGGATAACGGCAGACtcaaagatagttcttccaagcTCTAATGTTGAGGAATATTCTGGAAGTATTCTTCGTGGCATCATTTCCCATATTGTGAACCCTAaaggtacatgtgtatgaTTGTTTGGCTACAGAACGAAATTTATTGACAATCTTGTACGTAGGTCAGAGTAGCAGAAACTTCTTTACAAGGGACAATTCTCCAagttggtggccaaaagatgtGGCATTTTCTCATATAGGTATATTTTATAGCCATGGCAGATAGTTTCAAAATGTGTTGCTAGTTTATAAttgttatgtataattatgtcattttgttgttttttggggGCCCAAAGATGGTATCACTGCTGCAAACCAGAGAAAGATTTTGGCAACTTTCTTTGAGAAATGTCCTGAGCAGTACACAGTGTAAGTAATGCCCATCAGGTTACAGatattaatgtgtgttgcatcattgctcacagatcacctccagttgatcagcaaaactctGCTTCGATAGTTGAAACTGACCAGCCAGAAGTCCCTGCAGTTGGTACAAAGAGAGCCAAGATGATGCCAGGCtcaaagatagttcttccaagcTCTGATGCTGAGGAATATTCTGGAAACATTCTTCAGACCGCAATGATACGTATTGCAAACTCTAAAGGTATGATTCTATTTAGCTGCAGTCCGAAATTTCTTAGAGTTTCTTGTAGGTTGGGGCAAAAACTTCTACACAAGTGACAATTGCCCAagttggtggccaaaagatATGGTGTTTGCTCCTATGACAGGTATATACTTAGAAGTACACACGTGTGTGCAGAGTTTGTTGCTTgggtaatgaaagcaccgcgggtgctgatgcctcggtggagatgccaaagctacataacataaagctactaatagcttttatgcacatgataaacaatttaattttgctgcatgcaaaaactcagagattgggtaatgatcgaccatgattgttgttaaaaacgatcgatgccaaaagttcaagtctaaaattaatggctgcattagcagagcctttcagctctcttctcactcttgcagctaccaatagctatcgtTGTTATGTAGAGTTAGCTACTAAGTACAGTAGCAACattcggtgaacaagttttgctacggactcttctgaaaaggctgcaatggcattccaagtaagcaaaactaggcataactcgagaacgaagctttattttgcaaatccacgaattaaaatccaagaaaacatgactagaagcctatagaaactcttacttgcacttcattgatccttgtgcagctgtagcagtctacacacacacacacacagacacacacacagatagacacacaaacacactaccgtatacctcgcttgcgcatgcgcaccgaggcataactaccGTATTTatttgattaaacgcccgggcgtttatttcatatCGAAGTCTGTAGAGGGGAtattgatccaatgtcaaaaatttcaggattttctgaaagcttagaaagagacctttcaaatgatgtgttgcaattcAAAATTTTTTCAGgaccctaatttgtcatttttcggccttggaccatgggctattattattcatggttatcgccaaattggcaaatactttatctctcaaatatgatttttgatgacaccatttgacctatttttttctaagctttcagaaaatccgaaaatttttgacattggatccacagacttcaagttatggcagccgaaagaatcGCCGAACTATTGAATTgaaccaagggcgtatacagagaagagggcatgcaactcgccctattctcagaatcatccgacttcgtattgagctatttttagaactgcctacaaaaacgcccacgtgtaacctttgaccgcacaaggtaaatcaaagttTTTTTATATCtatgctagctagctcgattgcagtatagtaaaactagttctcagcagcagtatggctcgtactagcagtgtcaaaggcaaaggcaagccatccaacagttgcaactccaagaagatgaaacctaggtacaataaacctgtcttcctgagtcttcTTAACAATACGCCCAGCACCACTTAACTTCCCtctcgaaggggttgtcttggacctggctggactaggactggtcatgacacttctccaaaataatactgcactgttagctagctagctagctagcaaaggcagctctgatgtacacgcccataattataactccgtaaacaacaccgcccacttgttcacatccgtatactggattctatttttagcatatccggtctctgatacgaagtcggatgagtacgtagggtacatagtgagttgcatgccctcttctctgtatacgcccttgattgAACggagtgtagttgaacatctttcaacagccttaacttgagtatcattgatccaatgtcaaaaatttcaggattttctgaaagcttagaaagagacctttcaaatgatgtgttgcaattcAAAATTTCAGGACCCTAATTTGTcgtttttcggcctcggaccatgggcaattcatggtatcgccaaattggcaaatactttatctctcaaatatgatttttgatgacaccatttgacctatttttttctaagctttcagaaaatccaaaaatttttgacattggatccacaaacttcaagttatggcagccgaaagaatcGCCGAACTATTGAATTAAACGGAGTGTAGTTGAAttaacatctttcaacagccttaacttgagtatcatatgcgtttaaacgagatgggcgcttattcgaaacgggcgtttattgttgagtctactccaaactcttgcacagcagcagttgtttatgctctttttggctgctgccacagctctcagcttatatcttaagtcataggagtggtgtttctccctctgtgctgctatctctctctctctctctgccatcataaaaagtatactatattctatgctgccatgcttgcaactgcatggttccacgtgctaattcagctccacctacagtgccacgcccatacatgggcgtttacagagcttttaccctgggtgtttaaacgagatcagaatctttgcaacaagacaacagtaaaagcatagagcgttacccttccttatatggaatttgtgtacacactgtggtcgGGGTTTAatcaaggagggcgtttaatcaagtaaatacggtacataatGCATATCGATTATTGTTATTGGTATTGATCTTTAGGGCTCAGATCTATTGGTATTGTCACTAGTGTACACTGGAGAAAGGTATTGGCAGCTTTCCTGGAGAAATGTCctgagcagtacacaatgtaagtgtGAATCGCTCTTTCAGatattaatgtgtgttgcatcattgctcacagatcacctccagtTGATACAAAGAGAGCCAGGATGATGCCAGGCtcaaagatagttcttccaagcTCTGATGTTGAAGAATATATTGGAAACATTCTTCAGAGCACAGTTTCACGTATTGCGAAGCCTAAAGGTATGATTCTATTTAGCTACAAGCTGTGTGAGTTTCTTGTAGGTCAGAGTGGCGGCAGGAATGCCTATACGAGTGATAATCGTCCAagttggtggccaaaagatgtGGTGTTTTGCTGTTTGAAAGGTATACAGTAGATATGTGCAAAATTCGCTGCTAGGTTACATGTCATTGTGCGTGTTTTTAGGGCCCAAGGCTGCCACAAATGGTATCACTACAGTACACCGGAGAAAGGTATTGGCAGCTTTCTTGGAGAAATGTCCggagcagtacacaatgtaagttttTATGAAAGCACAGCAAACTCCTCGGTGCACACGCTAAAACTTTTGATTTGCATTTTGAATGAAGAAATGGTGCAAGAGAGTGGGAAAACCTTAAGAAGtgtgccaaaagttcaaagtccataattaatggctgcagcTCTTTCctcactgttgcagctaccGTTCTATTGCAGAGcttacaaacacactactgtacacCTTGCTTCCAGACATAATTAATACAGATATTATAATATGTTGTATCATCACTCACAGATCACGTCCAGttgatcagcaaaactctGCCTCGGCTGATCTACTAAAACACCCACTCACTGGTACAAAGAAAACCAGGATAATGGCAGACtcaaagatagttcttccaagcTCTAATGCTGAGGAATATTCTGGAATAGATCTCCGTACCATAATTTCCCGTATTGTGAACCCTaaaggtgcatgtgtgtatcatTGTAGTTTAGCTGCAGGACGACGTTTATTTGAATTTCTTGTAGGTAAAAGAAACTTCTACACGAGTGATAACTGTCCAagttggtggccaaaagatgtGGCGTTTACTGCTCCAACAGGTATGGTCAGAAGTGCACAGCCTAACAGCAGATGTTTGCAAAATTCTTGTCTATAGGCTAATCAAAATCGTTTCATTGTGTGTTTTAGGGGGGAGCAAAGCTATCGCAAATAATATCACTGTTGGAAACATGAGAATGATTTTAGCATCTTTCTTGGAGAAATGTCctgagcagtacacaatgtaagtcaAATTGATGTATTTCATTATACCTGTGGATTTCTTCACAGATCACCCGGGGCACAGCTACTCAGTCCCACCTCTTCCCCACATGTTGGTGATAAGCAACCAGTAAGAGAAGTCAGCCCACGAAGTTCCTCTGAAAGTGATCAAGAAGAGCCTGTAGGAATGAACCAAACACCACCTACTGGAGCTTATCGTACCCGATCAGTTGGAGCCACAATCAGCACTGCTGCACAACATGCAAGCCCAAAGCTTATCCTACCCAGCTCTTGTGCAAATGACTACTCTCAACCTAGTCTCATTTCGCTAATTCGAAACATCTTAAATCCCAAAAGTAAGTCGTTTGTgttgtcttataattataacaactatATACTAACATGAATATTTTTTGCAGGGCGACACTTCATATACTCCAGTGCTAATTGTCCCAGCTGGTGGCCGACTGATGTACCATTCATTAGGGCGGAAGGTTCATagcaatgcataattatgcgtaaACGTCAAAGGAAAACATTGTTTTAGTTCAAATATTTTACACTGATCAGAAATAGAGACCCTAAGTTCTATAGAAGTGCCTCGGGTACAAATCTAATAGTTTTTCTTGTACAGATATGGAAGCTAAGGACAGGACAAAAGTACTGACAGCTTTTCTAAAGAAATGCCCTGaccagtacacaatgtaagtaatGCCCATCAGTTTACAGatattaatgtgtgttgcatcattgctcacagatcacctccagttgatcagcaaaactctGCCTCGATAGTTGAAACTGACCAACCAGAAGACACCATCGTTGATGTACAAATGAATGTGAATGAATCTGATGCTGAATTTGATGCTAGCATACCAAGTGACCCTGAAGATCTGGTGAATAGTCTAGAGCAGCACCTTCTAGATTCTAGGAAAAGAAGGCTCGAGGCTGAGAGGAAAGTTGAAGAGCTGACGGAAGAAGTCAAACGTCTCAGAGAAGAAAGGAAGTATATAGGTTCTATTGTGAAACGATCACGACTccatcactagcactagtgTTTAGTCCCTCATACCTAACTGTCCATTTATTTTATAAAATCAAAGATCACATTTTGGAATTTATATCACATTTCTTTATCTAAAATAGTTTGTTGTATTCTCCAGCATTGCTCACTCTCATTCttgtatgtagatctactccCTCTATTCATGATCATGCTGCCAGAACATTTGACATCCATGAATTGCAAATGACATGTAATTAGAATTAGCAATAACTGCCATGCATGGCTATCAAGTGAGATTTGTTGTTGCCTGTTCTAAGCTTTTCCCTATAACGATTAGTACCAAATCCACACGGCAGACAAAGgctcacagatcacctccagttgatcagcaaaactctGCCTAGACAGTTGAAACTGACCGACCAGAAGACCCTGTAGTTGGTACAAGAGAGCCAGGATGATGTCAGGCtcaaagatagttcttccaagcTCTGATGCTGAGCAATATACTGGAAACATTCTTCTTAACACAATAAGAATTATTTCCAAGCCTAAAGGTATGATTCtatttaggccactccaagtgatactctggtttctggtcctgaagtttttctaattgcatgcgggcgggcggcttttctcattatgtcattatcaatttcaccttatgaatctcattattttgcaaatgaatatcattatcacactattttgtaccgcATGGACCAtcctgcgcatgcgtagtagaaataatgagatagaaatccaataatgagatagaaatccaagaataaaatctgatgcgggcggtggaccagaaaccagaatatcacttggagtggccttagctACAAGTTATGAGTTTCTTGTAGGTGTGCATGGCAGGAACGCCTATGCGACTTATAATCGTCCAagttggtggccaaaagatgtGGTGTTTTGCTGTTTGAAAGGTATTTACAGTAGATGTGTAAAATTCATTGCTAGGTtacatgtcattgtgtgtgtttttaggGCCCATAGCTGTCACGAATGGTATCACTACAGTACACCGGAGAAAGGTATTGGCAGCTTTCTTGGAGAAATGTCctgagcagtacacaatgtaagtttttatgaaagcaccgcaacCTTAGTACACATGATAAAACTTTTGATTTGCATTTTGAAATGGTGCAAGAGAGTGGGAAAACCTTAAGAAGTGTGCCAAAggttcaaagtccataattaatgCAGCTctttcctcactcttgcagctaccgttctagtgcagagctaactccTAAGTAGAATAGAACGAGGCTTCAACATATGCAAAAttagccataactcaagagaatgaagcattattttgtaaatccactaATTGCAATGTa contains these protein-coding regions:
- the LOC135339486 gene encoding uncharacterized protein LOC135339486 isoform X3, whose protein sequence is MSGSKIVLPSSDAEQYNGNILLNTVSSIAKPKGMILFSYKLCEFLVGLSGRNAYTSDNRPSWWPKDVVFCCLKGSTAATNGITTVHRRKVLAAFLEKCPEQYTISPPVYQVGTKRARITADSKIVLPSSNVEEYSGSILRGIISHIVNPKGQSSRNFFTRDNSPSWWPKDVAFSHIDGITAANQRKILATFFEKCPEQYTVSPPVDQQNSASIVETDQPEVPAVGTKRAKMMPGSKIVLPSSDAEEYSGNILQTAMIRIANSKGWGKNFYTSDNCPSWWPKDMVFAPMTGLRSIGIVTSVHWRKVLAAFLEKCPEQYTISPPVDTKRARMMPGSKIVLPSSDVEEYIGNILQSTVSRIAKPKGQSGGRNAYTSDNRPSWWPKDVVFCCLKGPKAATNGITTVHRRKVLAAFLEKCPEQYTISRPVDQQNSASADLLKHPLTGTKKTRIMADSKIVLPSSNAEEYSGIDLRTIISRIVNPKGKRNFYTSDNCPSWWPKDVAFTAPTGGSKAIANNITVGNMRMILASFLEKCPEQYTISPGAQLLSPTSSPHVGDKQPVREVSPRSSSESDQEEPVGMNQTPPTGAYRTRSVGATISTAAQHASPKLILPSSCANDYSQPSLISLIRNILNPKRRHFIYSSANCPSWWPTDVPFIRAEDMEAKDRTKVLTAFLKKCPDQYTISPPVDQQNSASIVETDQPEDTIVDVQMNVNESDAEFDASIPSDPEDLVNSLEQHLLDSRKRRLEAERKVEELTEEVKRLREERKYIGSIVKRSRLHH
- the LOC135339486 gene encoding uncharacterized protein LOC135339486 isoform X1, which produces MSGSKIVLPSSDAEQYNGNILLNTVSSIAKPKGMILFSYKLCEFLVGLSGRNAYTSDNRPSWWPKDVVFCCLKGSTAATNGITTVHRRKVLAAFLEKCPEQYTISPPVYQVGTKRARITADSKIVLPSSNVEEYSGSILRGIISHIVNPKGQSSRNFFTRDNSPSWWPKDVAFSHIDGITAANQRKILATFFEKCPEQYTVSPPVDQQNSASIVETDQPEVPAVGTKRAKMMPGSKIVLPSSDAEEYSGNILQTAMIRIANSKGWGKNFYTSDNCPSWWPKDMVFAPMTGLRSIGIVTSVHWRKVLAAFLEKCPEQYTISPPVDTKRARMMPGSKIVLPSSDVEEYIGNILQSTVSRIAKPKGMILFSYKLCEFLVGQSGGRNAYTSDNRPSWWPKDVVFCCLKGPKAATNGITTVHRRKVLAAFLEKCPEQYTISRPVDQQNSASADLLKHPLTGTKKTRIMADSKIVLPSSNAEEYSGIDLRTIISRIVNPKGKRNFYTSDNCPSWWPKDVAFTAPTGGSKAIANNITVGNMRMILASFLEKCPEQYTISPGAQLLSPTSSPHVGDKQPVREVSPRSSSESDQEEPVGMNQTPPTGAYRTRSVGATISTAAQHASPKLILPSSCANDYSQPSLISLIRNILNPKRRHFIYSSANCPSWWPTDVPFIRAEDMEAKDRTKVLTAFLKKCPDQYTISPPVDQQNSASIVETDQPEDTIVDVQMNVNESDAEFDASIPSDPEDLVNSLEQHLLDSRKRRLEAERKVEELTEEVKRLREERKYIGSIVKRSRLHH
- the LOC135339486 gene encoding uncharacterized protein LOC135339486 isoform X4, whose protein sequence is MSGSKIVLPSSDAEQYNGNILLNTVSSIAKPKGMILFSYKLCEFLVGLSGRNAYTSDNRPSWWPKDVVFCCLKGSTAATNGITTVHRRKVLAAFLEKCPEQYTISPPVYQVGTKRARITADSKIVLPSSNVEEYSGSILRGIISHIVNPKGQSSRNFFTRDNSPSWWPKDVAFSHIDGITAANQRKILATFFEKCPEQYTVSPPVDQQNSASIVETDQPEVPAVGTKRAKMMPGSKIVLPSSDAEEYSGNILQTAMIRIANSKGLRSIGIVTSVHWRKVLAAFLEKCPEQYTISPPVDTKRARMMPGSKIVLPSSDVEEYIGNILQSTVSRIAKPKGMILFSYKLCEFLVGQSGGRNAYTSDNRPSWWPKDVVFCCLKGPKAATNGITTVHRRKVLAAFLEKCPEQYTISRPVDQQNSASADLLKHPLTGTKKTRIMADSKIVLPSSNAEEYSGIDLRTIISRIVNPKGKRNFYTSDNCPSWWPKDVAFTAPTGGSKAIANNITVGNMRMILASFLEKCPEQYTISPGAQLLSPTSSPHVGDKQPVREVSPRSSSESDQEEPVGMNQTPPTGAYRTRSVGATISTAAQHASPKLILPSSCANDYSQPSLISLIRNILNPKRRHFIYSSANCPSWWPTDVPFIRAEDMEAKDRTKVLTAFLKKCPDQYTISPPVDQQNSASIVETDQPEDTIVDVQMNVNESDAEFDASIPSDPEDLVNSLEQHLLDSRKRRLEAERKVEELTEEVKRLREERKYIGSIVKRSRLHH
- the LOC135339486 gene encoding uncharacterized protein LOC135339486 isoform X2, which translates into the protein MSGSKIVLPSSDAEQYNGNILLNTVSSIAKPKGLSGRNAYTSDNRPSWWPKDVVFCCLKGSTAATNGITTVHRRKVLAAFLEKCPEQYTISPPVYQVGTKRARITADSKIVLPSSNVEEYSGSILRGIISHIVNPKGQSSRNFFTRDNSPSWWPKDVAFSHIDGITAANQRKILATFFEKCPEQYTVSPPVDQQNSASIVETDQPEVPAVGTKRAKMMPGSKIVLPSSDAEEYSGNILQTAMIRIANSKGWGKNFYTSDNCPSWWPKDMVFAPMTGLRSIGIVTSVHWRKVLAAFLEKCPEQYTISPPVDTKRARMMPGSKIVLPSSDVEEYIGNILQSTVSRIAKPKGMILFSYKLCEFLVGQSGGRNAYTSDNRPSWWPKDVVFCCLKGPKAATNGITTVHRRKVLAAFLEKCPEQYTISRPVDQQNSASADLLKHPLTGTKKTRIMADSKIVLPSSNAEEYSGIDLRTIISRIVNPKGKRNFYTSDNCPSWWPKDVAFTAPTGGSKAIANNITVGNMRMILASFLEKCPEQYTISPGAQLLSPTSSPHVGDKQPVREVSPRSSSESDQEEPVGMNQTPPTGAYRTRSVGATISTAAQHASPKLILPSSCANDYSQPSLISLIRNILNPKRRHFIYSSANCPSWWPTDVPFIRAEDMEAKDRTKVLTAFLKKCPDQYTISPPVDQQNSASIVETDQPEDTIVDVQMNVNESDAEFDASIPSDPEDLVNSLEQHLLDSRKRRLEAERKVEELTEEVKRLREERKYIGSIVKRSRLHH